The Paenibacillus sp. MBLB1832 genome has a window encoding:
- a CDS encoding helix-turn-helix transcriptional regulator, whose amino-acid sequence MIKTTLSFQIGQVPHSLIFPEFIGWSEVTEPSYTWDGQNRPDNRFLFQYTITGVGKLHKDGILHSLPQGHAFLIQLNGDYRYYFDPAASEHWEFLWLQVSGSLADYCWQEWTRSGSPVMQLPDGSWPIRLLKEMYARAREKGYPNKYELTRDTYRWCTSLFEYLERGTRSKVWEDAIERAKELMNSQFRDRLALEDLAEAAGLSKTYFCKVFLEATGISPMTYLLRKRLEEAVKLLKHSSLSVKDIAITTGFDNSGYFGKVFHKQMGLAPAEFRRRSVNSVSTEYSDRIYLI is encoded by the coding sequence ATGATTAAGACAACACTAAGCTTTCAAATTGGCCAAGTGCCACATAGCTTGATATTCCCCGAATTTATCGGTTGGTCTGAGGTCACAGAACCCTCCTACACCTGGGATGGACAGAACCGCCCAGACAACCGCTTTCTTTTCCAATATACGATTACTGGTGTAGGAAAACTGCATAAGGACGGAATTCTTCATTCACTTCCTCAAGGACATGCTTTTCTGATCCAATTGAATGGGGACTATCGTTACTATTTCGATCCTGCCGCTTCAGAACACTGGGAATTTCTGTGGCTGCAGGTTAGCGGTTCGCTTGCTGATTATTGCTGGCAGGAGTGGACTCGGTCCGGCAGCCCAGTGATGCAACTGCCAGACGGGTCTTGGCCTATTCGTCTCTTGAAGGAAATGTATGCCAGGGCACGGGAAAAAGGGTATCCGAATAAATACGAGTTGACAAGGGACACTTACCGTTGGTGCACGTCCTTATTCGAGTATTTGGAGAGGGGCACGCGAAGCAAGGTATGGGAGGATGCCATAGAGAGGGCTAAGGAACTCATGAACAGCCAGTTTCGGGATCGGCTTGCCCTAGAGGATCTTGCAGAGGCTGCGGGACTGTCGAAAACATATTTCTGTAAGGTCTTCCTTGAAGCAACCGGCATTTCGCCGATGACTTATTTGCTGCGAAAGCGCCTCGAGGAGGCCGTCAAGCTGCTTAAGCACAGCAGTCTAAGTGTTAAGGATATAGCAATTACCACTGGGTTCGACAATTCAGGATATTTTGGCAAGGTGTTTCATAAGCAGATGGGCCTGGCACCGGCTGAATTCCGAAGACGAAGCGTGAATTCGGTCTCCACCGAGTATAGTGATCGGATCTATTTAATCTGA
- a CDS encoding phytanoyl-CoA dioxygenase family protein, whose protein sequence is MGVIPYNITFADKKRFDQDGYWISPKLLSDETIERLRGAHDRIWNKDYDGAGMPLHAFKLSENPHALRKFDNGWWINDEVRSVVTDPNLGEMAAKLLNEDEIRLWHDQVIYKPGTSGQETTAGNVGWHQDYGYWKSSSTTNMVTVWIALQDTDLNNGGMMTILGSHKWGSVEGSDTFFEQDMAKLKQRFATRDWIEEPCILKAGQASFHHALTFHGSSTNFTDQPRLSVVAHLMPGNTFYKEGRARHDNVRLLGPRPQFGQKFDNEFFPVLYRQ, encoded by the coding sequence ATGGGAGTAATTCCTTATAACATTACTTTTGCTGATAAAAAAAGGTTTGATCAAGACGGTTATTGGATCAGCCCAAAATTATTGAGTGACGAGACAATCGAGCGGCTTCGCGGAGCACATGATCGCATTTGGAACAAAGATTATGATGGAGCTGGGATGCCACTTCACGCTTTTAAACTTTCGGAGAATCCACATGCTCTGCGTAAATTCGATAATGGCTGGTGGATTAATGATGAAGTTCGGAGTGTCGTAACTGATCCGAACTTAGGTGAAATGGCTGCGAAGCTATTGAACGAAGATGAGATTCGTCTATGGCATGATCAAGTGATTTATAAGCCAGGTACTTCAGGGCAAGAAACAACAGCTGGAAATGTAGGCTGGCATCAAGATTACGGGTATTGGAAATCAAGCAGCACTACGAATATGGTGACAGTTTGGATTGCTTTGCAGGACACAGACTTGAATAATGGCGGCATGATGACGATCTTAGGTTCACATAAGTGGGGCTCAGTCGAGGGTAGCGATACATTTTTCGAACAGGATATGGCGAAGCTGAAGCAGCGTTTTGCAACGCGTGATTGGATAGAGGAGCCTTGTATCCTAAAAGCTGGACAAGCGAGCTTCCACCATGCGCTAACATTCCATGGATCGTCAACGAACTTCACAGATCAGCCTCGGTTATCAGTTGTTGCGCATCTAATGCCTGGAAATACGTTTTACAAAGAAGGCAGAGCACGGCATGATAATGTTCGACTACTTGGGCCACGTCCGCAATTTGGACAGAAGTTCGATAACGAATTTTTCCCAGTACTGTATAGACAATAA
- a CDS encoding reverse transcriptase domain-containing protein, with the protein MTESFTDLYERSANKENFSHLYEIVTSRENILLAYRTMKSNKGSKTPGTDGLTIKDIEQRPEYELVSEIQNRLQNYRPKNVRRKFIEKDNGKMRPLGIPCILDRIIQQCFKQVLEPIAEAQFYNHSYGFRPLRSTHHAMARVQFLINQASMHYVVDIDILGFFDNVNHTLLMKQLWNMGIQDRMVLACISKMLKAEIDVFYCLYSTGKNSLSNFCPNCGRGPSSRTLSCRALPSL; encoded by the coding sequence ATGACGGAATCCTTTACAGATTTGTACGAAAGATCAGCAAACAAAGAAAACTTCTCACATCTTTATGAGATCGTCACATCGAGGGAAAATATTTTGCTGGCTTACCGCACGATGAAGTCTAATAAAGGATCAAAGACACCAGGAACAGATGGACTAACCATCAAAGACATCGAACAACGACCCGAATATGAATTAGTGAGTGAAATCCAAAACAGACTGCAAAACTATCGCCCCAAGAATGTCAGACGAAAGTTTATCGAGAAAGATAACGGTAAAATGAGACCGCTTGGCATCCCATGCATCCTCGACCGCATCATTCAACAGTGCTTCAAGCAAGTCCTTGAGCCCATAGCTGAAGCCCAATTTTACAACCATAGCTATGGTTTCAGACCCCTTCGATCGACACACCATGCCATGGCAAGAGTTCAATTTCTCATCAATCAGGCGTCGATGCATTATGTAGTAGACATCGACATTTTGGGTTTTTTTGACAATGTCAATCATACGTTGCTTATGAAGCAACTTTGGAACATGGGCATCCAAGATAGAATGGTACTAGCCTGCATTTCTAAAATGCTAAAAGCTGAAATCGATGTATTTTATTGTCTATACAGTACTGGGAAAAATTCGTTATCGAACTTCTGTCCAAATTGCGGACGTGGCCCAAGTAGTCGAACATTATCATGCCGTGCTCTGCCTTCTTTGTAA